In Carassius carassius chromosome 7, fCarCar2.1, whole genome shotgun sequence, one genomic interval encodes:
- the LOC132143259 gene encoding transmembrane protein 255B-like — MQTHAEPADVFLKRRRTALWFSVSLFGLSVLVLVVGLLSSTQTDNVAVSGFYPGIILSFGAFLGIVGLNLVENRRQMLVASIIFISLGVVSCFLCSIIDGIIAAEFIDTRPLMEGRCEFYSSSSFSYDNYYTEVQCHSYGNQCKLKVKSNTCYCCDLFHCDSGDYRVQYYEFTGVTSCWDVVKLYRLMWTCVTLNVLGVCLGIITAAILGAFKDLAPAARSHITPSPAPPPHILYNPTQHVITYTGFCPSGQTLPAYPNYPLPMQHLNGYPAPAAGQSVPEVSTSPSDETQTASQSGTNPVLTTQSTSQDSSGYTLTPNAPSLYAHSLGPFEKPPPYAC; from the exons ATGCAGACGCACGCGGAGCCCGCAG ATGTGTTCCTGAAGAGGAGAAGGACAGCGCTCTGGTTCTCCGTGTCTCTGTTTGGACTCTCTGTTCTGGTTCTGGTGGTCGGGCTGCTGTCGTCCACGCAGACGGATAACGTGGCCGTGTCTGGATTCTATCCCGGGATCATA CTGAGTTTTGGAGCATTCTTGGGAATCGTTGGTCTGAACCTGGTGGAGAATCGCAGGCAGATG ctgGTGGCCTCCATCATCTTCATCAGTCTGGGTGTCGTTTCGTGTTTCCTCTGCTCCATCATCGACGGCATCATCGCGGCTGAGTTCATC gacacGAGGCCGCTGATGGAGGGCCGCTGTGAGTTTTACTCCAGCTCTTCTTTCAGCTATGACAATTACTACACCGAG GTTCAGTGCCATTCCTACGGGAATCAGTGTAAACTCAAGGTGAAGAGCAACACCTGCTACTGCTGTGACTTGTTCCACTGTGACAG cgggGACTATCGTGTGCAGTACTATGAGTTCACGGGTGTGACGAGTTGCTGGGACGTGGTGAAGCTCTACCGTCTGATGTGGACCTGTGTGACTCTTAACGTGCTCGGTGTGTGTCTGGGCATCATCACCGCTGCCATTCTGGGAGCCTTCAAAGACCTG GCTCCAGCGGCTCGCAGTCACATTACACCCAGTCCGGCTCCGCCCCCTCACATCCTGTACAACCCCACCCAACACGTGATCACCTACACGGGCTTTTGCCCCTCTGGACAAACTCTACCCGCCTACCCAAACTACCCGCTGCCTATGCAG CATCTGAACGGTTATCCAGCTCCCGCTGCAGGTCAGTCCGTCCCTGAGGTCTCGACCTCCCCGTCTGACGAGACCCAAACAGCGTCTCAGAGCGGGACCAATCCAGTCCTAACGACTCAATCCACATCTCAGGACAGCAGCGGCTACACGCTGACTCCTAACGCTCCCTCGCTCTACGCTCACTCGCTAGGGCCCTTCGAGAAGCCTCCACCTTACGCCTGCTGA